CGCTTTGAATTCCTTGGCCGGCTTTCCTTTATGGGCTTCCTCCATGAACCGGATCCAAATGTTTTTGGCATACGTTTTATCAACGGTTTTTGTAATGACCTGGCCTTTGTCATAGCCGGTCCATACCGCTGTGACAAGCTGTGGTGTAAAGCCGGCCATCCAGCTGTCTGTTTCTGTTGAACCGGACTTGCCGGCGTAAGGGCGGGTCATATCGTTGATGACTGTGCTTCCCGTTACTTGGGCATAACCGTTCAGCTTCCGGTCAAAAATACCTGTCATCATGTGGGTCATAACGAAAGCAAGGTCAGGCTTCAGAATCTTCATCTGGAATGGCTCCTGCTCGTAGATGACTTCGCCTTTATGGTTCTCCACACGCTTAATCAGTACCGGGGAGATCTTTTTTCCTCCATTGGCGAACATGCTGTAAGCGTTGGCAAGCTCAATGACTCTCATGCCGGATGTGCCGAGTGCAAGGGACGGCACCTTCGCCATCTTAGAGGTAATGCCAAATTTCTTGGCTGTATTGACAAGCGTCTCTTCCCCTAAAAATAAATGAGTTTTCACCGCGTAGACATTGTCAGATAGAGCAAGGGCCTGGGCCATTGTGATATCGTCATCCGCATACTTGCTGTTGAAGTTATGCGGTGTGTAGTCCGGCGTACCGTCTTCAAACCGAAAAGTCGTCTGCTCGCTCCGGATTGGGGTGGAAGGGGTGAAGCCCTGCTCCAATGCCGCGTAATAGAGAAGAGGCTTTATCGTCGATCCTGGCTGCCTGACTGCCTGGACTGCACGGTTAAAGGGACTTGCCTCATAATCACGTCCGCCAACCATTGCTTTCACATACCCGTTTTTCGGATTCATGGCAACAACTCCGACCTGAATCTCCGAGTCTTTTGAAATAAGCTTATCTATTGTTTCTTCCGCGATTTCCTGTTCCTTCAGATTCAAAGTGGTATAAACCTTTAATCCGCCCAATTCAATCGTACGGTCATCCAGATTCAGCTGTGTTTTAAGAGCATTGCGGACAGCATCCTGAAAATATGGGGCTGTTTTCGATCTTGGGTGCATGTGCTCGCCAACCAGCTCAAGCTCTTCTGCTGCCGCAAGATCTGCTTCTTTTTGGCTGATGAGCCCGTTCTTCACCATCGTCTGCAGAATCACTTTCTGACGCTGATCTGCTTTTTCTGCTGATGCAAATGGCGAGTAGATGCCAGGACCCTTAGGGATGCCGGATAAAATGGAAGCCTCAGCTAATGACAGCTCACTTGCATCCTTCCCGAAATAGAACTGGCTTGCTGCCTGTGCGCCGTAAGCTCCATTGCCGTAATAAATCGTATTTAAATAGCCTTCAAGGATTTCCTTTTTCGTATAATTCATCTCAAGCCTGATGGTATAAAAGGCCTCAAGCAATTTCCGCTTCCAGGTTTTTTCATGTTCAAGAAACAGGTTGCGGGCATATTGCTGGCTGATGGTGCTGGCACCCTGAACTTTGGCCATTGCCTTTATATCAGCGAGGGCGGCACCTGCGATTCTTTTATAATCAAATCCATTGTGCTCGAAAAAATTCTTATCCTCTATCGAGACCGTCGCATCAATTAAATGCGGGCTGATGTCATCGAGTGGTGCCCAATAGCGTTTTTGGCCGTTGCTGCTTTCACCGATAACCGTGCCATCATCCGAGAAAAATAAAGTCGATTGCGGAACAGCGAGCGGCGGCGGCCCCAAAATTTTGGCATATACCAGAATGCCTCCGATCATCACGGCGGCTAAAGCCATTCCTATTAAGCTAATAATGAGAACCGCACGCAAATATTTCATCGTTTTTCGAAAACGCTGATCCGTCATTAATTCCATATCAAGCACCCCCTATTTATCTGTTTTTTATAGTGAAAAGTTGATACAGCGCCAAGTGACCAAAAAGATAAAAACTGACCGATAAAGGTTCCAAAGTGGCCGATAAAATTAAAAGCTGACCGATAAGTGCGGCGAAGTATCCAAATAATTCCCTAATAAGTGCTCTATGTATCAGTATTGAAAAAACAGAGCGATTTTAAACATCTTTCTCTACTAATTAGCGAAATTTTTCTTGCAATTTTGCTAGATTCATCTATACTTTTTCTGTGTTTGTTATTTGCATGTTAGGGAAGTATAAAAGATGAAAATGCTTTTTGCTGCTCTTTAGTGATAATTCATTTTTTTATGGAAGGAATGATTAAAGAATGGGACTTTGGTTTACAGAGAAACAAACAGAGAACTTTGGCATCACGATGAAGGTGAAGCGTACTTTACATACAGAACAGACAGAATTCCAAAAGCTTGATATGGTGGAAACAGAAGAGTGGGGCAATATGCTTCTTCTTGATGACATGGTTATGACTTCAATCAAGGATGAGTTTGTTTACCATGAGATGGTTGCGCATATTCCTTTGTTCACACATCCAAACCCTGAAAACGTTCTTGTTGTTGGCGGCGGTGACGGCGGCGTCATCCGTGAAGTCCTTAAGCACCCAAGCGTGAAAAAGGCGACTCTTGTGGATATCGATGGAAAGGTTATTGAGTACTCAAAAAATTCCTTCCTGAGATTGCAGGCAAGCTTGATGACCCTCGCGTTGATGTGCAGGTAGGTGATGGCTTCATGCACATTGCCGAAAGCGAAAATGAATATGACGTGATCATGGTTGACTCAACTGAGCCGGTAGGACCTGCGGTAAATCTATTCACGAAAGGCTTCTATGCTGGAATCTCTAAAGCCTTAAAAGAAGACGGCATCTTTGTGGCCCAGTCTGACAACCCTTGGTTCAAAGCGGACCTTATCCGCAACGTACAGCGCGATGTGAAAGAAATTTTCCCAATCACTCGTCTTTACACTGCGAATATCCCTACTTACCCAAGCGGCATGTGGGCGTTCACAATCGGATCTAAAAAATACGATCCATTAGAAGTAAGCGAAGATCGCTTCCATGAGATCGAAACAAAATACTATACGAAAGAATTGCATAAAGCGGCATTTGTATTGCCTAAATTTGTTGCAGATTTAGTGAAGTAATGGACAGGCTGCGTTTCAGAGCAGCCTTCTTGAATACATAAAAAGTGAGGGATGACCTTGGTGCGTTTTGATGAAGCCTATTCAGGCAATGTGTTTATTAAAAGCCATCCTAGTTATGAGGAAAGTGAAGCGGTCATTTATGGAATGCCAATGGACTGGACAGTCAGCTATCGTCCGGGCTCCCGTTTCGGCCCTGCCCGTATCCGAGAAGTGTCAATCGGGCTTGAAGAGTATAGCCCATACCTGGACCGTGAGCTTGAAGAGGTAAAATATTATGATGCCGGCGATATTCCGCTGCCATTCGGAAATCCGCAGAAAAGCATCGATATGATTGAGGAGTTTATCGATCAGCTTCTGGCGGAGGATAAATTTCCGCTTGGCATGGGCGGAGAACATTTGGTTTCCTGGCCTGTCATCAAAGCAATGTACAAAAAATATCCAGATTTGGCGATTATCCACATGGACGCCCATACAGACCTTCGTGTGGATTATGAAGGGGAGCCATTATCTCATTCAACGCCAATCCGCAAAGCAGCTGATTTGATTGGTCCTGGCAATATCTATTCTTTTGGCATCCGTTCCGGCATGAAAGAAGAATTCCAGTGGGCGAAGGAAGTCGGCATGCACATTTCAAAATTCGAAGTGCATAAGCCATTGAAAGATATTCTTCCTAAGCTTGCAGGACGTCCGGTCTATGTAACGATTGATATTGATGTTCTGGACCCTGCCCACGCGCCGGGAACAGGCACAGTCGACGCAGGCGGCATTACGTCAAGAGAGCTTCTTGCTTCTATTCATGAAATTGCCCATTCAGATGTTAAAGTCGTTGGAGCTGACCTTGTCGAGGTTGCGCCCATCTATGATCCATCTGAACAAACAGCCAATACAGCAAGCAAACTGATCCGGGAAATGATTCTTGGATGGGTTAATAAAAAATAAACGGGGACTTCGGTCTCCGTTTTTTTATTCAAGAAATACTGAACGTCGATAACTGTCTAGCTCCAGCGCCCACCCCTTCGAGGTCACAAGCCAATCCTCCCAAAAAGGCAAAGAACGCCTTTCTGGGAGGCCCGTCTTGTGCTTGTCGGGGGTGGGCAAGGCGCTTCCACTTTTCTTTCTGTCACCTTCTTGCACTTTCCCCAGCGAGTATTTATACTTATATAGTTATATATGATGAAAAGGAAGTGTTGCCGTTGTCCAGTCGCTCAGCGGAACAAATGCCTGTGAAGATTAATGTGAAGACAGATATTCGCAAGCTTGGCAGCAAAGAGACTTTTGAATTGACTGCTTTTGGCCGATACTATATAAAAGATTCTGCCCGATTCCTTCAGTATGATGAAGTAATGGAAGAGGGAACAGTAAAGACGATCATAAAAATGTCCGATGCAGACGGACTGAT
This window of the Cytobacillus pseudoceanisediminis genome carries:
- a CDS encoding transglycosylase domain-containing protein; protein product: MELMTDQRFRKTMKYLRAVLIISLIGMALAAVMIGGILVYAKILGPPPLAVPQSTLFFSDDGTVIGESSNGQKRYWAPLDDISPHLIDATVSIEDKNFFEHNGFDYKRIAGAALADIKAMAKVQGASTISQQYARNLFLEHEKTWKRKLLEAFYTIRLEMNYTKKEILEGYLNTIYYGNGAYGAQAASQFYFGKDASELSLAEASILSGIPKGPGIYSPFASAEKADQRQKVILQTMVKNGLISQKEADLAAAEELELVGEHMHPRSKTAPYFQDAVRNALKTQLNLDDRTIELGGLKVYTTLNLKEQEIAEETIDKLISKDSEIQVGVVAMNPKNGYVKAMVGGRDYEASPFNRAVQAVRQPGSTIKPLLYYAALEQGFTPSTPIRSEQTTFRFEDGTPDYTPHNFNSKYADDDITMAQALALSDNVYAVKTHLFLGEETLVNTAKKFGITSKMAKVPSLALGTSGMRVIELANAYSMFANGGKKISPVLIKRVENHKGEVIYEQEPFQMKILKPDLAFVMTHMMTGIFDRKLNGYAQVTGSTVINDMTRPYAGKSGSTETDSWMAGFTPQLVTAVWTGYDKGQVITKTVDKTYAKNIWIRFMEEAHKGKPAKEFKAPKDTVGVYIDPSNGKIAGENCPVKRLTYFAEGTEPAEYCTDHLSHKEENKTEQPEKKPDTPWYKKLFRWAS
- the speB gene encoding agmatinase; this translates as MRFDEAYSGNVFIKSHPSYEESEAVIYGMPMDWTVSYRPGSRFGPARIREVSIGLEEYSPYLDRELEEVKYYDAGDIPLPFGNPQKSIDMIEEFIDQLLAEDKFPLGMGGEHLVSWPVIKAMYKKYPDLAIIHMDAHTDLRVDYEGEPLSHSTPIRKAADLIGPGNIYSFGIRSGMKEEFQWAKEVGMHISKFEVHKPLKDILPKLAGRPVYVTIDIDVLDPAHAPGTGTVDAGGITSRELLASIHEIAHSDVKVVGADLVEVAPIYDPSEQTANTASKLIREMILGWVNKK